One genomic segment of Rhizorhabdus phycosphaerae includes these proteins:
- a CDS encoding mechanosensitive ion channel family protein, producing the protein MDFLLFSSLADPSIQQALFATLIAAAAFAAGQAASRKLGPALVRWWTAHGPGKSELPVRPICTVLRLSVALLILMVATAIGFDELSAQIILAVAMGVAIGLLVHRFSRSAGTGRAIATLLGLAAFVAAIAGVLRGFAPLLEGLNAAGFSVGSRRVTLLGVLNGLLVVALLFIGTRLAIRLIGRSIDQAGGLDRYQRVLIQKLVAAAFVVVAILMGIDLLGIDLTALAVFSGAFGLAVGFGLQKTFGNMLSGLILLMDRSIKPGDVIVVGDSFGWVNKIGVRAVSVITRDGKEHLIPNELLMTERVENWSFSSRDVRIRIQLTLPYATDLDLAEQLMIQAATESPRVLAVPGPNVWLRSFGERGFDYDILVWIRDPEQGVGNVQSDILRRLWRLLREHEISIPLPQREVHLRTKEADAREGT; encoded by the coding sequence ATGGATTTTCTGCTTTTCTCGAGCCTGGCCGACCCGTCGATCCAGCAAGCCCTGTTCGCGACGCTGATCGCGGCGGCCGCCTTCGCGGCGGGGCAGGCTGCCTCGCGCAAGTTGGGGCCAGCGCTGGTTCGCTGGTGGACGGCGCATGGCCCCGGCAAAAGCGAATTGCCGGTACGGCCGATCTGCACCGTTCTGCGGTTGTCGGTCGCGCTCCTCATCCTGATGGTTGCGACGGCAATCGGCTTCGACGAGCTGTCGGCGCAAATCATCCTCGCGGTCGCGATGGGTGTGGCCATAGGCCTCCTCGTGCATCGTTTTTCGCGCAGCGCCGGCACCGGGCGCGCCATAGCGACATTGCTCGGACTCGCGGCCTTCGTCGCCGCTATCGCGGGCGTTCTGCGTGGCTTTGCGCCTCTGCTGGAGGGGCTGAATGCGGCCGGTTTCAGTGTCGGCTCACGCCGCGTCACCCTGCTGGGCGTGCTCAACGGCCTGCTCGTGGTCGCGCTGCTGTTCATCGGCACGCGGCTGGCGATCCGCCTGATCGGGCGGTCGATCGATCAGGCGGGGGGGCTCGATCGCTATCAGCGCGTGCTGATCCAGAAGCTGGTCGCCGCCGCCTTCGTCGTCGTGGCCATTCTCATGGGAATCGACCTGCTCGGCATCGACCTGACGGCGCTGGCGGTGTTCTCGGGCGCCTTCGGTCTCGCCGTGGGCTTCGGCCTGCAGAAGACCTTCGGCAACATGCTCTCGGGCCTGATCCTGCTGATGGACCGGTCTATCAAGCCGGGCGACGTGATCGTGGTCGGGGACAGTTTCGGATGGGTCAACAAGATCGGAGTGCGTGCCGTCTCGGTGATTACCCGGGACGGCAAGGAGCATCTGATCCCGAACGAACTGCTGATGACCGAGCGGGTCGAGAACTGGTCCTTCTCCAGCCGCGATGTCCGCATCCGCATCCAGCTCACGCTGCCCTATGCAACCGATCTCGATCTCGCCGAGCAGCTGATGATCCAGGCTGCGACCGAATCTCCACGCGTGCTGGCGGTGCCCGGCCCCAATGTCTGGCTCCGCAGCTTCGGAGAACGCGGCTTCGACTACGACATTCTCGTCTGGATTCGCGACCCCGAACAGGGCGTCGGCAACGTCCAGTCGGACATCCTCCGGCGGTTGTGGCGGCTGTTGCGGGAGCATGAGATCAGCATTCCGCTGCCGCAACGGGAGGTGCATCTGCGGACGAAAGAAGCGGATGCGCGCGAAGGGACGTAA
- a CDS encoding vWA domain-containing protein, which yields MFLNFLDELRSAGIPASLKEHLTLLEAMDRDVIGWSPEEFYYLARATYVKDEGLLDRFDRVFSRVFRGILDSAGEGQEIPEDWLRAVAEKFLTPEQMAEIESLGSWDEIMETLKKRLEEQKGEHHGGNKWVGTGGTSPYGNSGYNPEGIRIGGQSLHKRAIKVWDKREFKNLDNDVELGTRNIKVALRRLRRFAREGAADELDLDGTIDGTARRGFLDIQMRPERRNAVKLLLFLDIGGSMDPHIKICEELFSAATAEFKHLEFFYFHNCIYEGVWKDNRRRFQERTPTWDVLHKYGHDYKLVLVGDASMSPYEISQPGGSVEHFNEEAGAVWMQRMLNVYSSAVWLNPVPEAYWMHSQSTRMMRELMDNRMFPLTLSGLEDAMRSLARKK from the coding sequence ATGTTCCTGAACTTTCTCGACGAGCTGCGCTCCGCCGGCATCCCCGCCAGCCTGAAGGAGCATCTGACGCTGCTCGAGGCGATGGACCGCGACGTCATCGGCTGGAGCCCCGAGGAATTCTATTATCTCGCCCGCGCCACCTATGTGAAGGACGAGGGACTGCTCGATCGCTTCGACCGCGTCTTCAGCCGTGTCTTCCGGGGCATTCTCGACAGCGCAGGCGAAGGCCAGGAAATCCCCGAGGACTGGCTGCGCGCCGTCGCCGAGAAATTCCTGACGCCCGAACAGATGGCCGAGATCGAGTCCCTGGGATCGTGGGACGAGATCATGGAGACGCTCAAGAAGCGGCTCGAGGAGCAGAAGGGCGAGCATCACGGCGGCAACAAATGGGTCGGAACGGGGGGCACCTCCCCCTATGGCAATTCGGGCTATAATCCCGAAGGCATCCGCATCGGCGGGCAAAGCCTGCACAAGCGCGCGATCAAGGTGTGGGACAAGCGCGAGTTCAAGAATCTCGACAATGACGTCGAATTGGGCACGCGCAACATCAAGGTCGCGCTGCGCCGCCTGCGCCGCTTTGCCCGCGAAGGCGCGGCGGACGAACTGGACCTCGACGGGACGATCGACGGCACCGCGCGGCGCGGCTTCCTCGACATCCAGATGCGGCCCGAGCGGCGCAATGCGGTCAAGCTGCTCCTTTTCCTCGATATCGGCGGCTCGATGGACCCGCACATCAAGATCTGCGAGGAGCTGTTCTCCGCCGCGACCGCGGAGTTCAAGCATCTCGAATTCTTCTACTTCCACAACTGCATCTACGAAGGCGTGTGGAAGGACAATCGCCGCCGTTTCCAGGAGCGGACGCCGACCTGGGACGTGCTCCACAAATATGGGCACGACTATAAGCTGGTGCTGGTCGGCGACGCCTCGATGAGCCCCTATGAGATCAGCCAGCCGGGCGGCTCGGTCGAGCATTTCAACGAAGAGGCGGGCGCCGTCTGGATGCAGCGCATGCTGAACGTCTATTCATCGGCGGTGTGGCTGAACCCGGTGCCCGAGGCCTATTGGATGCACAGCCAGTCGACCCGGATGATGCGCGAGCTGATGGACAATCGCATGTTTCCGCTGACGCTGAGCGGCCTCGAGGACGCCATGCGGAGCCTGGCCAGGAAGAAGTAG
- a CDS encoding MFS transporter has protein sequence MLDPDYKPSARRILFASLVGTSVEFYDFYIYATAASLVFGPLFFPAESPSAQLLSAYASLGLAFLARPLGAWLFGHYGDRIGRKSTLVASLLLMGGSTTLIAFLPTYQMIGWIAPLLLCILRFGQGIGLGGEWGGAALLAVENAPPHMRARYGMFPQLGAPVGFIAANGLFLVLGLLLTQEQFMDWGWRLPFLGSAILVLMGLWVRLKLTETPAFRQAMEQSEPPKVPIAELFRDHMGPTLAGIFAAVACFATYYLATAFALGYATKTLGVPKETFLSIQIGAILFMALGIALAGWWSDLRTPRYVLIAGCFGTIATGLLLGPMFTGGALVLIAGWLALSLFMMGFVYGPLGAFLPSLFPPRVRYTGASMTFNIAGILGAAPVPLVAQWLADRGGLAFVGYYLALSAAVSLIALWWSRHHDKRAMIA, from the coding sequence ATGCTCGATCCCGACTATAAGCCGTCCGCGCGCCGCATATTGTTCGCGAGCCTCGTGGGGACGTCGGTCGAGTTCTACGATTTCTACATTTATGCCACGGCAGCCTCGCTGGTGTTCGGCCCGCTATTCTTTCCGGCGGAATCCCCCTCTGCCCAGCTGCTTTCGGCCTATGCGAGCCTTGGTCTCGCCTTTCTTGCTCGCCCCCTCGGCGCCTGGCTGTTCGGCCATTATGGCGACCGCATCGGCCGCAAATCTACGCTCGTGGCCTCGCTGCTGCTGATGGGCGGATCCACCACGCTGATCGCCTTCCTGCCGACCTATCAGATGATCGGGTGGATCGCTCCTCTGTTGCTGTGCATCCTGCGTTTCGGGCAGGGCATCGGCCTGGGCGGCGAATGGGGCGGTGCCGCGCTGCTCGCGGTCGAGAATGCGCCGCCGCATATGCGTGCGCGCTACGGCATGTTCCCGCAGCTCGGCGCGCCCGTCGGCTTCATCGCGGCGAATGGGCTTTTTCTGGTTCTGGGCCTGCTGCTCACGCAGGAGCAGTTCATGGACTGGGGCTGGCGTCTGCCTTTCCTCGGGTCAGCCATCCTCGTCCTGATGGGGCTCTGGGTGCGGCTCAAGCTGACCGAGACACCCGCCTTCCGCCAGGCGATGGAACAGTCCGAGCCGCCCAAAGTGCCGATCGCGGAGCTGTTCCGCGACCATATGGGGCCGACGCTCGCCGGCATCTTCGCCGCCGTCGCCTGCTTCGCGACCTATTATCTCGCGACCGCCTTTGCGCTCGGCTATGCGACCAAGACGCTCGGCGTACCCAAGGAAACCTTCCTGTCGATCCAGATCGGCGCGATCCTGTTCATGGCGCTGGGCATCGCACTGGCGGGCTGGTGGTCCGACCTCCGCACGCCGCGCTACGTGCTGATTGCCGGCTGCTTCGGCACGATCGCGACGGGCCTGCTGCTCGGCCCGATGTTCACCGGCGGCGCGCTCGTCCTGATCGCCGGCTGGCTGGCGCTGTCGCTGTTCATGATGGGCTTCGTCTATGGCCCGCTCGGCGCCTTCCTGCCGTCGCTGTTCCCGCCGCGCGTCCGCTATACGGGCGCATCGATGACCTTCAACATCGCGGGTATCCTCGGTGCCGCACCGGTACCGCTGGTCGCGCAGTGGCTGGCGGATCGCGGGGGCCTCGCCTTCGTCGGCTATTATCTGGCACTGTCGGCGGCGGTCAGCCTGATCGCACTCTGGTGGTCGCGCCACCATGACAAGCGCGCTATGATCGCCTGA
- a CDS encoding glycine zipper 2TM domain-containing protein → MRKFILMAALTAMVAPAAAMADPPHRGYDRDDRGRHERNDRGRHNGDWREGRRYDWNRPDSRYGNRYDAARYYRDGRDYRERRLTRNDRIYRGNDGRYYCRRPDGTTGLIIGGVAGGLLGNALDNGRSSTLGTLIGAGAGALLGRSVERGNVKCR, encoded by the coding sequence ATGCGCAAGTTCATTCTGATGGCCGCTCTGACCGCCATGGTCGCCCCCGCCGCCGCCATGGCCGACCCGCCGCATCGCGGATACGACCGCGATGATCGCGGACGCCACGAGCGCAACGACCGTGGTCGTCATAACGGCGACTGGCGCGAGGGCCGACGTTACGACTGGAACCGCCCGGACTCGCGCTATGGCAATCGCTATGACGCCGCCCGCTATTATCGCGATGGCCGCGACTATCGCGAGCGCCGTCTGACCCGCAACGACCGCATCTATCGAGGCAATGACGGTCGCTATTATTGCCGCCGTCCGGACGGCACCACAGGCCTGATCATCGGCGGCGTGGCTGGCGGCCTGCTCGGCAACGCGCTCGACAATGGTCGTTCCTCGACCCTCGGCACGCTCATCGGCGCCGGTGCGGGTGCACTGCTGGGCCGGTCGGTCGAACGCGGCAATGTGAAGTGCCGCTGA
- a CDS encoding glycine zipper 2TM domain-containing protein, with the protein MNARLIASLTVLMLIGAPAGAIEIAPTADKPLTSLPDDWLDKDLDPPSPHLSNGNEEDQAEMAEATGTSAGTAPAPDCRKSSGTTGLILGAVAGGLLGSVIDGGDHRTLGTLVGAGGGALLGREVEQRAAKCP; encoded by the coding sequence ATGAATGCCCGCCTGATTGCGTCGTTGACCGTCCTGATGCTGATCGGTGCGCCCGCCGGCGCGATCGAGATCGCACCGACTGCGGACAAGCCGCTGACCAGCCTGCCCGACGACTGGCTCGACAAGGATCTGGACCCACCCTCACCGCATCTCTCAAACGGAAATGAGGAGGACCAGGCCGAGATGGCCGAGGCCACCGGCACCAGCGCGGGCACTGCGCCGGCTCCCGACTGCCGTAAATCCAGCGGCACGACCGGCCTGATCCTCGGCGCTGTCGCGGGCGGCCTGTTGGGCAGCGTCATCGACGGGGGCGACCACCGTACGCTCGGGACTCTGGTAGGCGCGGGCGGCGGCGCGCTGCTGGGTCGCGAAGTCGAACAGCGCGCTGCGAAATGCCCCTGA
- a CDS encoding glycine zipper 2TM domain-containing protein → MRKLMIAAGVAALAIGQASVAQAETVCKQDKSGRTIATIAGAGIGAILGRVIDGGRHKEVGTIVGGVAGGVAGNQLAKGDNKCAQAYGYYDENGRWHANRLSSRDARGYYDRDNRWVEGPPNGYYDRNNRWVSFEGDGRNSGYWDREGRWVPIGVPGYYAADGQWVAASMPGYYDRRGRWIEGETYGRYDANGVWVPGSRPSATAGGYWEPATAPGYYDANGRWVRGNVRGYYDARGRWVSLGPVAGNNGVDRRFDTRERAARIEARIDRQRDRGVISKREADAARTQLNSIRREEDRLRASGGRFTANEESLIQQRLDQLNRQIRADREDDDNRIG, encoded by the coding sequence ATGCGCAAGTTGATGATCGCGGCGGGTGTCGCCGCACTGGCAATCGGGCAGGCTTCGGTCGCCCAAGCCGAAACAGTGTGCAAGCAGGACAAGAGCGGGCGTACGATCGCCACCATCGCCGGTGCAGGCATCGGTGCGATTCTTGGCCGCGTGATCGATGGCGGCCGCCACAAGGAGGTCGGTACGATCGTCGGCGGCGTCGCCGGCGGTGTTGCGGGCAATCAACTGGCCAAGGGCGATAACAAATGCGCCCAGGCCTATGGCTATTATGACGAGAATGGCCGCTGGCACGCCAACCGGCTGAGCAGCCGCGATGCGCGCGGTTATTATGACCGCGACAATCGCTGGGTCGAAGGCCCGCCCAACGGCTATTATGACCGCAACAACCGCTGGGTCTCCTTCGAGGGAGACGGGCGCAATTCGGGCTATTGGGACCGTGAGGGGCGCTGGGTGCCGATCGGCGTCCCCGGCTATTACGCCGCCGACGGCCAGTGGGTCGCCGCCAGCATGCCCGGCTATTATGACCGTCGCGGTCGCTGGATCGAGGGCGAGACCTATGGCCGCTACGATGCCAATGGCGTCTGGGTGCCCGGCAGCCGCCCGTCGGCCACCGCAGGCGGCTATTGGGAGCCGGCGACCGCACCAGGCTATTATGACGCCAATGGTCGCTGGGTCCGCGGCAATGTTCGCGGTTACTATGACGCGCGGGGCCGCTGGGTTTCGCTCGGCCCTGTGGCCGGAAACAACGGCGTCGATCGCCGCTTCGACACGCGCGAGCGGGCCGCCCGGATCGAGGCGCGGATCGACCGCCAGCGCGATCGCGGGGTGATCAGCAAGCGCGAGGCCGATGCGGCACGCACCCAGCTGAACTCGATCCGTCGTGAGGAGGATCGCCTGCGCGCCTCGGGTGGCCGCTTTACGGCCAATGAGGAGTCGCTGATCCAGCAGCGCCTCGACCAGCTCAACCGGCAGATCCGCGCCGACCGCGAGGATGACGACAACCGCATCGGTTGA
- a CDS encoding ribonucleotide-diphosphate reductase subunit beta yields MSLLQASRTYKPFEYPWAFEYWKRQQQLHWLPEEVPLGEDCRDWAQKLTDHERNLLTQIFRFFTQADVEVQDCYHDKYGRVFKPTEVKMMLTAFSNMETVHIAAYSHLLDTIGMPETEYSAFLQYKEMKDKHDYLATFGVDSDEDIARTLAMFGGFTEGLQLFASFAMLMNFPRFNKMKGMGQIVTWSIRDETLHCEGIVRLFHAFVKERDCLTASVKEDILDMCQKTVRIEDAFIDLVFEMGPVNGMTPKDIKKYVRYIADWRLGQLGLKPIYMIDDHPLPWLAPLLNGVEHANFFETRATEYSKAATRGQWSDVWDAFDRRREAKNSTAANEDSSEGNLFGLAGVAAE; encoded by the coding sequence ATGTCGCTTCTTCAGGCCAGCCGCACCTACAAGCCGTTCGAATATCCCTGGGCCTTCGAATATTGGAAGCGCCAGCAGCAGCTCCACTGGCTTCCCGAGGAAGTGCCGCTGGGCGAGGATTGCCGTGACTGGGCGCAGAAGCTCACCGATCACGAGCGCAACCTGCTGACGCAGATCTTCCGCTTCTTCACCCAGGCCGACGTCGAGGTGCAGGATTGCTACCACGACAAATATGGCCGCGTGTTCAAGCCGACCGAGGTCAAGATGATGCTGACCGCCTTCTCCAACATGGAGACGGTCCACATCGCGGCCTATAGCCACCTGCTCGACACGATCGGCATGCCCGAGACCGAGTACAGCGCCTTCCTCCAGTATAAGGAGATGAAGGACAAGCACGACTATCTGGCGACCTTCGGCGTTGACAGCGACGAGGATATTGCCCGCACGCTGGCAATGTTCGGCGGCTTTACCGAGGGCCTTCAGCTGTTCGCCAGCTTCGCCATGCTGATGAACTTCCCGCGCTTCAACAAGATGAAGGGCATGGGGCAGATCGTCACCTGGTCGATCCGCGACGAGACGCTGCACTGCGAAGGCATCGTCCGCCTGTTCCACGCCTTCGTGAAGGAGCGCGACTGCCTGACCGCATCGGTCAAGGAAGACATTCTCGACATGTGCCAGAAGACGGTGCGGATCGAGGACGCCTTCATCGACCTCGTCTTCGAGATGGGCCCGGTCAACGGCATGACGCCCAAGGACATCAAGAAATATGTCCGCTACATCGCCGACTGGCGCCTCGGGCAGTTGGGCCTGAAGCCGATCTATATGATCGACGACCATCCCCTGCCCTGGCTGGCGCCGCTGCTCAACGGTGTCGAGCACGCCAATTTCTTCGAGACGCGCGCGACGGAATATTCGAAGGCGGCGACCCGCGGCCAGTGGAGCGACGTGTGGGATGCCTTCGATCGCCGGCGCGAGGCGAAGAACAGCACCGCCGCGAACGAGGACAGCAGCGAGGGCAATCTGTTCGGCCTGGCGGGCGTCGCCGCCGAATAA
- a CDS encoding ribonucleoside-diphosphate reductase subunit alpha, whose protein sequence is MDLSGSSSEASTNDVATLMDSMFKDAKTGPAESEAKAPAAEAKAASKPSSGSMEIRPQLYPIEVDHSRDALLTDFGKETLTDRYLLPGESYQDLFVRVASAYADDQPHAQRLYDYISKLWFMPATPVLSNGGTGRGLPISCYLNSVDDSLEGIVNTWNENVWLAARGGGIGTYWGSVRGIGEPVGLNGKTSGIIPFVRVMDSLTLAISQGSLRRGSAAVYLDVSHPEIEEFLEIRKPSGDFNRKALNLHHGVLLTDAFMEAVRAGAEWELVSPKDGSKRASVDARALFQKLVETRLATGEPYIVFSDTVNRNMPKHHRDLGLKVSTSNLCSEITLPTGRDHLGQDRTAVCCLSSLNLETWDQWNGDKRFIEDVMRFLDNVLQDYIDRAPPEMDRARYSASRERSVGLGVMGFHSFLQARGIPFEGAMAKSWNLKVFRHIAAAAQEASMLLASERGPCPDAADQGVMERFSCKMAIAPTASISIICGGTSACIEPIPANIYTHKTLSGSFSIKNPYLQKLLAEKSKDSDAVWNTILEKGGSVQHLDFLTQEEKDVYKTSFEIDQRWLIELAADRTPYIDQAQSLNLFIPADVEKWDLLMLHFRAWELGIKSLYYLRSKSVQRAGFAGGVEADNTLDLKQIELESKDYDECLACQ, encoded by the coding sequence ATGGACCTTTCTGGCAGCAGCAGCGAAGCGAGCACGAACGACGTGGCGACCCTGATGGATTCGATGTTTAAGGACGCAAAGACCGGACCGGCGGAGAGCGAGGCGAAAGCCCCGGCCGCAGAGGCCAAGGCTGCGTCGAAACCGTCGAGCGGCAGCATGGAGATCCGCCCGCAGCTTTATCCGATCGAGGTCGACCACAGCCGCGACGCGCTGCTCACCGACTTCGGCAAGGAAACGCTGACCGATCGTTATCTCCTGCCCGGCGAAAGCTATCAGGACCTGTTCGTTCGCGTCGCCTCGGCCTATGCCGACGACCAGCCCCACGCCCAGCGTCTTTACGACTATATCTCGAAGCTGTGGTTCATGCCGGCGACCCCGGTCCTGTCGAACGGCGGCACCGGACGCGGCCTCCCGATCAGCTGCTATCTCAATTCGGTCGACGACAGCCTCGAAGGCATCGTCAACACCTGGAACGAGAATGTCTGGCTGGCGGCGCGCGGCGGCGGCATCGGCACCTATTGGGGTTCGGTGCGCGGCATCGGTGAACCGGTCGGCCTCAACGGCAAGACCTCGGGCATCATTCCCTTCGTCCGCGTCATGGACTCGCTGACCCTCGCGATCAGCCAGGGCTCGCTGCGTCGCGGTTCGGCCGCCGTCTATCTCGACGTGTCGCACCCCGAAATCGAAGAGTTCCTCGAGATTCGCAAGCCGTCGGGCGACTTCAACCGCAAGGCGTTGAACCTGCACCACGGCGTGCTGCTGACCGACGCCTTCATGGAAGCGGTCCGCGCCGGCGCCGAGTGGGAGCTGGTGAGCCCGAAGGACGGCTCCAAGCGCGCTTCGGTCGATGCCCGCGCGCTGTTCCAGAAGCTGGTCGAAACCCGCCTGGCGACGGGCGAGCCCTATATCGTGTTCAGCGACACGGTGAACAGGAACATGCCGAAGCACCATCGCGATCTCGGCCTGAAGGTCTCGACCTCGAACCTGTGCTCGGAAATCACCCTGCCGACCGGCCGCGACCATCTCGGCCAGGACCGGACGGCGGTCTGCTGCCTCAGCTCGCTCAACCTCGAGACCTGGGACCAGTGGAACGGCGACAAGCGCTTCATCGAGGACGTCATGCGCTTCCTCGACAATGTGCTGCAGGACTATATCGACCGCGCCCCGCCGGAAATGGACCGCGCCCGCTACAGCGCGAGCCGCGAGCGCTCGGTCGGCCTCGGTGTCATGGGCTTCCATAGCTTCCTCCAGGCGCGCGGCATCCCGTTCGAAGGGGCGATGGCGAAAAGCTGGAACCTCAAGGTCTTCCGCCACATCGCCGCGGCCGCGCAGGAAGCGTCGATGCTGCTGGCAAGCGAGCGTGGCCCCTGCCCCGACGCCGCCGATCAGGGCGTGATGGAGCGGTTTAGTTGCAAGATGGCGATCGCGCCGACCGCATCGATCTCGATCATCTGCGGCGGCACCTCGGCCTGCATCGAGCCGATCCCGGCGAACATCTATACCCACAAGACGCTGTCGGGCAGCTTCTCGATCAAGAACCCCTATCTCCAGAAGCTGCTCGCCGAGAAGTCGAAGGACAGCGACGCGGTGTGGAACACGATCCTCGAGAAGGGCGGCTCGGTCCAGCATCTCGACTTCCTCACCCAGGAAGAGAAGGACGTGTACAAGACCAGCTTCGAGATCGACCAGCGCTGGCTGATCGAGCTCGCCGCCGATCGCACCCCCTATATCGACCAGGCACAGTCGCTGAACCTGTTCATCCCGGCCGACGTCGAGAAGTGGGATCTGCTCATGCTGCACTTCCGGGCATGGGAACTCGGCATCAAGTCGCTCTATTATCTCCGCTCGAAGTCGGTGCAGCGCGCCGGATTCGCAGGTGGCGTGGAGGCCGACAACACGCTTGATCTCAAGCAGATCGAGCTGGAGTCGAAGGATTATGACGAGTGCCTCGCCTGCCAGTAA